Proteins from a genomic interval of Crassostrea angulata isolate pt1a10 chromosome 7, ASM2561291v2, whole genome shotgun sequence:
- the LOC128156254 gene encoding uncharacterized protein LOC128156254, which translates to MNTFVRLSIFISLVSLVKNVSTECNNTTGMIEQKTVGNILSLSCPPQNNHIRWEHHSSNVLLRTFHTPNFTILNISYLDIGTYQCLNTQDSCIRKKVILNVQGPPAFLRAEKYIGIGETKMILIASELISFPRPDENVTIKACGAENQKEINATEYQSVLVKASRYNSDFEITGYRINITIDPSTLTGETLTCIEVYISNNIGETMFRLYLTTEYSDFDNRGSFFKFLRENTFLVSLSGLGMLLLIILIVLITLCRRLKRVETMKVSESYDPMRTQSVRTTNHNNSNTLWSDTVPGQTRFDPDQTLQLRVELYEQNAGKSFARTQNPGVYSFQQIERLSDEEYDDFL; encoded by the exons ATGAACACCTTTGTTAGACTGTCTATTTTCATCAGTTTAG TGTCGTTGGTAAAGAATGTATCAACAGAATGCAACAATACCACTG GTATGATAGAACAAAAGACGGTCGGTAATATTCTATCATTGTCGTGTCCGCCACAGAATAACCATATAAGATGGGAACATCACAGCAGCAATGTTCTCTTGAGGACCTTTCATACtccaaatttcacaatattaaaCATTTCCTATTTAGATATTGGAActtatcagtgtttaaatacaCAAGATTCTTGCATTAGGAAAAAAGTAATTCTAAACGTTCAAG GACCTCCCGCTTTTTTAAGAGCAGAGAAGTACATCGGCATTGGCGaaacaaagatgattttaattGCATCTGAATTAATAAGTTTTCCGCGGCCAGACGAGAACGTTACAATCAAAGCATGTGGAGCAGAAAACCAAAAGGAAATAAATGCTACAGAATACCAGTCAGTATTGGTGAAAGCAAGTCGATATAATTCAGATTTTGAAATCACTGGATATCGTATCAATATTACGATCGATCCTTCAACTTTAACTGGAGAAACTCTTACCTGTATAGAAGTATATATATCAAACAACATTGGAGAAACGATGTTTAGGTTGTACTTAACCACCGAATACAGTGATTTTGACAACAGAGGATCATTTT ttaaatTTCTTCGGGAGAATACCTTTTTGGTGTCTCTAAGTGGACTAGGAATGCTACTACTGATAATTCTAATTGTACTCATTACTTTGTGCAGGCGTCTTAAACGGG tGGAAACAATGAA AGTGTCCGAGTCGTATGATCCTATGAGAACTCAATCAGTCCGCACAACAAATCATAATAACAGTAACACTTTGTGGAGCGACACAGTGCCAGGTCAAACAAGATTTGACCCTGATCAAACCTTGCAGTTAAGAG tGGAATTATATGAACAGAATGCTGGAAAATCGTTTGCTAGAACACAGAACCCAGG AGTGTATAGTTTTCAACAAATCGAAAGACTTAGTGACGAAGAATATGATGATTTTCTATAA